Proteins encoded within one genomic window of Acinetobacter sp. YWS30-1:
- a CDS encoding MFS transporter, translated as MKINFPLLALAVGAFAIGTTEFSPMGFLPEIARDLEISIPRAGMLISAYALGVMLGAPLMTLWLSRYSKRKSLILLMAIFTIGNILATLAPNYLGLMGARIITSLNHGAFFGIGSVVAASVVPKDKQASAVAMMFMGLTIANIGGVPLATWIGQHIGWRMAFLGISLLGLLTMFSLWKALPEGQSSQKPDVRQELQVLTRLPVVLALLTTVMSAGAMFALYTYIAPSLQSFTQASPALITLMLVLIGVGFSIGNHLGGKFADLSLDKTLIGFLILLMLMMLLFPILASTAVGAGLALIIWGAAAFAVVPPLQMRVISVAYDAPGLASSVNIGAFNLGNALGAIAGASVLNLGLSYSAVSFTGAGLSAVALLLVVIQMKLAPQQDMTTQQCS; from the coding sequence ATGAAAATTAATTTTCCTTTGCTTGCACTGGCGGTTGGCGCCTTTGCAATTGGTACCACTGAATTCTCTCCTATGGGTTTTCTGCCAGAAATCGCCCGCGATCTGGAGATTTCGATTCCTCGTGCCGGGATGCTAATCAGTGCCTATGCCTTAGGGGTGATGTTGGGTGCACCGCTAATGACCCTCTGGTTAAGCCGTTATTCCAAACGTAAGTCTCTCATTTTACTGATGGCGATTTTTACGATTGGCAATATTCTGGCGACATTAGCGCCTAATTATCTGGGGCTGATGGGGGCACGCATCATCACCAGCCTGAACCATGGTGCTTTCTTCGGAATTGGTTCGGTTGTCGCGGCCAGTGTCGTTCCGAAAGATAAACAGGCCAGCGCCGTAGCCATGATGTTTATGGGCCTGACCATTGCCAATATTGGCGGGGTGCCACTAGCAACCTGGATAGGACAACATATCGGCTGGCGTATGGCTTTTCTGGGTATTTCCCTGCTTGGTTTGCTAACCATGTTCTCCTTATGGAAAGCCTTGCCTGAAGGCCAAAGCAGCCAGAAACCAGATGTAAGGCAAGAACTACAAGTATTGACCCGCCTGCCCGTTGTTTTAGCTTTATTGACCACTGTGATGAGTGCGGGGGCCATGTTTGCCCTATACACTTATATTGCGCCAAGTCTGCAAAGCTTTACTCAAGCCTCACCGGCATTAATTACCCTAATGCTTGTGCTGATTGGAGTAGGTTTCTCGATTGGTAATCATCTGGGTGGCAAGTTTGCAGATCTATCCTTAGATAAAACCCTGATTGGCTTTTTAATCTTGCTCATGCTGATGATGCTGCTCTTCCCGATTCTGGCAAGCACAGCTGTTGGCGCAGGTCTGGCATTAATCATCTGGGGTGCTGCTGCCTTTGCCGTAGTTCCACCTTTACAGATGCGAGTCATATCCGTGGCTTATGATGCGCCTGGACTGGCTTCTTCGGTAAATATTGGTGCCTTTAACCTCGGTAATGCTTTGGGGGCAATTGCGGGTGCCAGTGTGCTAAATCTAGGACTTAGCTATAGTGCGGTTTCATTTACCGGTGCTGGGCTCAGTGCTGTTGCTTTGCTTCTGGTCGTGATTCAAATGAAACTGGCTCCACAGCAAGATATGACTACGCAGCAATGCTCTTAA
- the dkgB gene encoding 2,5-didehydrogluconate reductase DkgB, with protein MNIVPQFGVGTFRLSGQTVIDSVKTALEVGYRAVDTAQIYANEAEVGQAIAESQVNRNELFITTKIWTDHYAPDKLIPSLKESLHKLRTDAVNLTLIHWPAPRLGVQIPELMQTLLEAKQQGLTEHIGVSNFNIELTQQAIDTIGLEHIATNQIELSPYLQNQRLVNFLQSQKIDVTSYMTLAYGKVLNDPVLQGIAAQHQASTAQIALAWALQKGFAVIPSSTKREHLLANLAAQEIQLTQEEMALISTLERNGREVDPDQLAPIWD; from the coding sequence ATGAATATTGTTCCTCAATTTGGTGTCGGTACCTTTCGCCTGTCTGGACAGACCGTCATTGATTCAGTCAAAACAGCCCTGGAAGTCGGTTATCGCGCCGTAGATACGGCACAGATTTATGCCAATGAAGCGGAAGTGGGTCAGGCTATTGCAGAAAGCCAAGTTAATCGTAACGAGCTATTCATTACCACCAAAATCTGGACAGATCATTACGCACCAGACAAATTAATTCCAAGCCTCAAAGAAAGCCTGCATAAACTACGTACCGATGCAGTCAATCTAACGCTCATTCACTGGCCTGCACCTCGTTTAGGCGTTCAAATTCCTGAGCTGATGCAGACTTTATTAGAAGCCAAACAGCAAGGTCTGACTGAGCATATCGGTGTGTCCAATTTCAATATTGAGCTGACCCAACAAGCCATTGATACGATTGGTCTGGAGCATATCGCAACTAACCAGATTGAACTGAGTCCTTATCTGCAAAATCAGCGTCTGGTCAATTTCCTACAATCTCAGAAGATTGATGTCACCTCTTATATGACACTAGCTTATGGCAAAGTGCTGAATGATCCTGTCCTGCAAGGGATTGCTGCCCAGCATCAGGCTTCGACTGCACAAATTGCACTGGCTTGGGCCTTACAAAAAGGCTTTGCAGTGATTCCATCTTCAACCAAACGTGAACATCTACTTGCCAATCTGGCAGCGCAGGAGATACAGCTGACTCAAGAAGAAATGGCCTTGATCAGCACCCTGGAGCGCAATGGCCGCGAAGTTGATCCGGACCAGCTTGCGCCTATCTGGGACTAA
- a CDS encoding FKBP-type peptidyl-prolyl cis-trans isomerase, which produces MKIQISLMVLLLSSGSLFAKEINNTSSEAEKIGYSFGYLMGRSNADTLKDLDLDAFSQGLKTAAAGQKSSLSDEEMTQVLTQYKRQSDAKELIVLKQKAEENAKAGKAFLQENAKKPGVKTTKSGLQYLVLKEGKGKSPSANSNVRVHYEGRLIDGTVFDSSIARQQPVDFRTTQVITGWTEGLQLMKVGAKYRFFIPADLAYGQIGSGDIIEPNSTLIFDIELLEIIK; this is translated from the coding sequence ATGAAAATACAAATCAGTTTAATGGTTTTGCTGCTCAGTTCAGGCAGCCTTTTTGCTAAAGAGATCAATAATACAAGTAGTGAAGCTGAGAAGATTGGTTACAGCTTTGGTTATCTGATGGGTCGCAGTAATGCAGACACTTTAAAGGATCTTGATTTAGATGCATTTAGCCAGGGCTTAAAGACAGCCGCTGCTGGACAAAAATCCAGTTTAAGCGATGAAGAAATGACCCAAGTGCTGACTCAGTATAAACGTCAAAGTGATGCCAAAGAACTGATTGTGCTGAAACAGAAAGCTGAAGAAAATGCCAAAGCTGGCAAAGCATTCTTGCAGGAAAATGCGAAAAAGCCAGGCGTTAAAACTACCAAATCTGGTCTGCAATACCTGGTACTGAAAGAAGGTAAAGGGAAATCACCAAGTGCTAACAGTAATGTCCGTGTGCATTATGAAGGTCGCCTGATTGATGGTACCGTTTTTGACAGTTCGATTGCCCGCCAGCAGCCAGTCGATTTCCGTACCACCCAAGTGATTACTGGCTGGACAGAAGGCTTACAGCTCATGAAAGTCGGTGCTAAATACCGCTTCTTTATCCCCGCTGATCTGGCCTATGGACAGATTGGTTCGGGAGATATCATTGAACCAAATAGTACCCTGATTTTTGATATCGAATTACTGGAAATTATTAAATAA
- the dnaJ gene encoding molecular chaperone DnaJ, which produces MAKRDYYEVLGVSKTASDDEIKKAYRKLAMKYHPDRNPDNPEAEEKFKEASEAYEVLSDSEKRSMYDRMGHQAFEGGMGGGAGGFGGFSAEDIFSQFGDIFGGAFGGGGRGQQRQRRGSDLRYVMELTLEEAVKGVKKTITFTAPAPCDACDGKGSKNPNDVETCPTCHGAGQVRMQQGFFSVQQTCSTCRGQGKIIKNPCNKCHGSGVSDRQQTLEVTIPAGVDNGDRVRLTGKGEAIRDGQSGDLYVEVVVREHEIFQRDGADLYMDVPISIADAALGKEVQIPTLDGRVSLKIPEGTQTGKLFRLRGKGVKPVRSTMQGDLLCRVVVETPVNLTARQRELLKELQATMEDEGSQSSPKKKSFFDRLFD; this is translated from the coding sequence ATGGCTAAACGTGATTATTATGAGGTTTTGGGTGTCTCTAAAACCGCTAGTGATGATGAAATTAAAAAAGCCTACCGTAAGTTGGCGATGAAATATCATCCAGACCGTAACCCGGACAATCCTGAAGCTGAAGAGAAGTTTAAAGAAGCTTCAGAAGCGTATGAAGTTCTGTCAGACAGCGAGAAACGTAGCATGTACGACCGTATGGGCCATCAAGCCTTTGAAGGTGGTATGGGCGGTGGTGCTGGCGGCTTCGGTGGTTTCAGTGCGGAAGATATTTTCAGCCAATTTGGGGATATTTTCGGTGGAGCCTTTGGTGGGGGTGGCCGTGGCCAGCAACGTCAACGCCGTGGTTCAGACTTACGCTATGTGATGGAATTGACGCTTGAAGAAGCAGTCAAAGGTGTTAAGAAAACCATTACTTTTACTGCACCTGCGCCATGTGACGCCTGTGATGGTAAAGGTTCTAAAAATCCGAACGATGTTGAAACCTGTCCAACCTGTCATGGTGCCGGCCAGGTACGTATGCAGCAAGGTTTCTTCTCGGTACAGCAAACCTGTAGTACCTGTCGTGGCCAGGGCAAGATTATCAAGAATCCATGTAATAAATGTCATGGTTCAGGTGTATCTGACCGTCAGCAAACTTTGGAAGTTACTATTCCAGCCGGTGTGGACAATGGCGACCGCGTACGTTTGACTGGTAAAGGTGAAGCGATTCGTGATGGCCAATCAGGTGATCTATACGTTGAAGTCGTGGTACGTGAACACGAAATCTTCCAGCGTGACGGTGCAGATCTGTATATGGATGTGCCAATTTCAATTGCGGATGCAGCTTTGGGTAAAGAAGTTCAGATTCCGACATTAGATGGTCGTGTCAGCCTGAAAATTCCTGAAGGTACGCAAACCGGTAAACTGTTCCGCCTACGTGGTAAGGGCGTGAAACCAGTACGTTCAACCATGCAAGGTGATCTGCTTTGCCGTGTTGTTGTAGAAACACCAGTGAACCTGACTGCACGTCAACGTGAACTGTTGAAAGAGTTGCAAGCGACCATGGAAGATGAGGGCAGCCAGTCTTCTCCAAAGAAAAAATCTTTCTTTGATCGGTTGTTTGACTGA
- a CDS encoding dienelactone hydrolase family protein yields MAAIKTREIQYTAQDGSTLIGYFAAPETDAPVAGVIVAPEWWGRNDYTEQRARELAEHGYAALAIDMYGDKKVTTSSDQAYQWMMQTFEDPDTIVNRAKAALDTLAAQDEVNPEKLAAIGFCYGGKVALDLARSNAPLKAVATFHANLSPKAPAQEGQVQAEILVLHGEKDSMVSLDDVASFKEEMQAAKVEHNIIVFENAKHGFSNPLADERAKANGVDLGYNAEAEKQSLAAMYELLARQLA; encoded by the coding sequence ATGGCAGCAATCAAGACCCGCGAAATTCAATATACTGCGCAGGATGGCAGCACTTTGATTGGTTATTTTGCCGCACCGGAAACTGATGCACCTGTAGCCGGTGTTATCGTGGCACCCGAATGGTGGGGCCGCAATGACTATACTGAACAGCGTGCCCGTGAACTGGCGGAACATGGGTATGCCGCGCTGGCAATTGATATGTATGGTGACAAGAAAGTGACCACCAGCTCTGATCAAGCCTATCAATGGATGATGCAGACGTTTGAAGATCCAGACACTATTGTGAACCGTGCAAAAGCTGCTTTAGATACTTTAGCGGCACAGGATGAAGTCAATCCGGAAAAACTGGCGGCAATTGGTTTCTGTTACGGCGGTAAAGTGGCTCTGGATCTGGCTCGCTCAAATGCACCGTTAAAAGCTGTGGCTACTTTCCATGCCAACCTGTCTCCTAAAGCACCTGCACAAGAAGGCCAGGTACAGGCAGAAATTCTGGTTCTACATGGTGAAAAGGACAGTATGGTGAGCCTGGATGATGTCGCCAGCTTTAAAGAAGAAATGCAGGCGGCTAAGGTCGAGCATAATATAATTGTATTTGAAAATGCCAAGCATGGATTCAGTAACCCGCTTGCGGATGAGCGCGCCAAGGCCAATGGTGTCGATCTGGGCTACAATGCTGAAGCAGAGAAACAAAGCTTGGCTGCCATGTATGAATTACTGGCACGACAACTCGCCTAA
- a CDS encoding DNA-3-methyladenine glycosylase I, giving the protein MTIQRCGWCSDDPLYTAYHDQEWGQALHDEKRLFEMLCLEGQQAGLAWITVLRKRESYRKHFFQYSIETIASFTDEQLTAKLQDASLIRHIGKLTAIRDNARAWQQLKSQEIDVVTWLWSFAQQPRLNNDVADYRQAPAQTIESQNMSKALKKAGFKFVGPTICYAFMQAVGMVDDHENHCHFKTISSHSNKS; this is encoded by the coding sequence TTGACGATCCAACGCTGTGGCTGGTGCTCTGATGATCCTCTCTATACTGCCTACCATGATCAGGAATGGGGACAGGCGCTGCATGATGAAAAACGCCTGTTTGAAATGCTGTGTCTGGAAGGTCAGCAGGCCGGTTTAGCCTGGATTACCGTACTCAGAAAACGTGAATCTTATCGCAAACATTTCTTTCAATATTCGATTGAAACGATTGCTTCTTTTACAGATGAGCAACTCACCGCAAAACTGCAAGATGCTAGTCTAATCCGGCATATTGGTAAACTGACTGCAATTCGCGATAATGCCCGGGCCTGGCAACAGCTTAAATCTCAAGAGATTGATGTGGTCACATGGTTATGGTCCTTTGCCCAGCAGCCCCGGTTAAATAATGATGTGGCAGATTATCGTCAGGCTCCGGCACAAACCATTGAAAGCCAGAACATGTCCAAAGCCTTAAAAAAAGCAGGCTTTAAGTTTGTCGGTCCTACGATCTGTTATGCCTTTATGCAGGCAGTTGGCATGGTCGATGACCATGAAAATCACTGTCACTTTAAAACAATATCCTCCCATTCAAATAAGAGCTGA
- the ahr gene encoding NADPH-dependent aldehyde reductase Ahr, whose protein sequence is MSTNTIQAYAAMSAGAALEPYQFDAGELQPHQVEVKVEYCGLCHSDISVLNNDWGSSVYPVVAGHEVIGTITQLGSEAKGLKVGQRVGIGWTAESCQHCDPCISGQQVLCTGGQVATIVGHVGGFADKVRAGWQWAIPLPEDLDPESAGPLLCGGITVFDPILKHQIQAIHHVGVIGIGGLGHMAIKLLKAWGCEITAFTSNLDKTDELKAMGADHVVNSRDPAALKPLRGKFDLLMSTVNVTLDWQAYLSTLAPNGTVHMLGLPLEPMQISAGSLIGGAKSVTGSPTGSPAALRQLLKFAARKNIAPQIELFPMSEINAAIERLHSGKARYRIVLKADF, encoded by the coding sequence ATGTCCACTAATACTATTCAAGCCTATGCCGCAATGTCTGCCGGTGCTGCTCTGGAACCTTATCAATTTGATGCAGGTGAACTTCAGCCGCATCAGGTCGAAGTGAAAGTTGAATACTGCGGCCTATGCCATTCTGATATTTCAGTACTCAATAATGACTGGGGATCTTCAGTATATCCTGTGGTGGCCGGACATGAAGTCATTGGAACCATTACACAACTGGGTTCTGAAGCCAAAGGTCTAAAAGTAGGTCAACGTGTCGGTATTGGCTGGACTGCGGAAAGCTGCCAACATTGCGATCCTTGTATTTCAGGCCAGCAAGTGCTGTGTACCGGTGGTCAGGTTGCAACCATCGTCGGTCATGTAGGCGGTTTTGCAGATAAAGTCCGTGCTGGCTGGCAATGGGCAATTCCCTTACCCGAAGATCTGGACCCAGAAAGTGCTGGCCCCCTGCTCTGTGGCGGGATTACTGTATTTGACCCGATTCTAAAACATCAGATTCAGGCCATTCACCACGTCGGTGTCATTGGTATTGGCGGTTTGGGACATATGGCGATCAAGCTGTTGAAAGCGTGGGGTTGTGAAATTACCGCCTTTACTTCAAATCTGGATAAAACCGATGAGCTGAAAGCCATGGGTGCAGACCATGTAGTGAATAGTCGTGACCCAGCAGCGCTTAAACCGCTTCGTGGTAAATTTGACCTATTAATGAGTACTGTCAATGTCACACTAGACTGGCAGGCTTATTTATCAACACTGGCACCAAATGGTACTGTACATATGCTGGGCTTACCACTGGAACCCATGCAAATTTCTGCAGGTTCACTGATTGGTGGTGCTAAATCTGTGACTGGCTCGCCGACAGGTTCACCAGCAGCTTTACGTCAATTACTAAAATTTGCGGCACGTAAAAATATTGCGCCACAGATTGAACTGTTCCCCATGTCGGAAATTAATGCTGCGATTGAACGTCTGCACTCAGGCAAAGCCCGTTACCGGATTGTACTGAAAGCCGATTTCTAA
- the dapB gene encoding 4-hydroxy-tetrahydrodipicolinate reductase encodes MSATPRIGILGAGGRMGRILIQAVKEAGYQLAAAVERPESSLIGADAGELAGVGNLGVKVVGHLEEVVKDCDVVIDFTAPAATVNHLKICRENGVAIVIGTTGMNDEQKAYLDESAKETPVVYAANYSVGVNVSIKLLELASKVFGDTVDIEVIEAHHRHKVDAPSGTALMMGEAIAGALGRDLKKDAVYHREGHTGPRERKSIGFQTIRGGDIVGEHTAMFIGEGERVEITHKATNRMNFAAGAVRAAAWVVGRDARKYDMKDVLGFNDIQV; translated from the coding sequence ATGTCAGCGACACCACGCATTGGGATTTTAGGTGCAGGCGGCCGTATGGGACGCATCCTTATTCAGGCGGTGAAAGAAGCCGGTTACCAATTGGCAGCAGCTGTTGAGCGCCCTGAAAGCTCACTCATTGGTGCAGATGCCGGTGAACTGGCTGGCGTAGGGAACTTGGGTGTAAAGGTTGTCGGCCATCTTGAAGAAGTGGTCAAAGACTGTGACGTAGTGATCGACTTTACTGCGCCTGCTGCGACAGTGAATCATCTTAAAATCTGCCGTGAAAATGGCGTTGCGATCGTGATTGGTACTACGGGTATGAATGACGAACAAAAGGCTTATCTGGATGAATCTGCAAAAGAAACACCAGTGGTCTATGCAGCGAACTATTCAGTTGGTGTGAACGTTTCGATCAAACTGTTAGAACTTGCCTCTAAAGTCTTTGGTGATACGGTCGATATTGAAGTGATCGAAGCGCATCACCGTCATAAGGTAGATGCGCCATCAGGTACAGCTCTTATGATGGGTGAGGCGATTGCTGGAGCACTGGGTCGTGATCTGAAAAAAGATGCGGTATATCATCGTGAAGGGCATACGGGTCCTCGTGAACGTAAAAGTATTGGTTTTCAGACCATTCGTGGCGGTGATATCGTCGGTGAACATACTGCAATGTTTATTGGCGAAGGCGAGCGTGTTGAAATTACGCATAAAGCTACCAACCGTATGAACTTTGCAGCGGGTGCTGTACGTGCCGCAGCTTGGGTCGTTGGTCGTGATGCACGTAAATATGACATGAAGGATGTACTTGGTTTTAACGATATTCAAGTATAA
- a CDS encoding HIT family protein: MTENNCPYCNFDEYDILAKNDFAVVLPEPNSLSKGHYVVTPLRHVASFFEITDKERKSMMSLLEQARNELQLRYQPSGFHVGFNDGEVFQEKSEHLHIHIIPRYEGKVLKLDARWGIEE, from the coding sequence ATGACTGAAAATAACTGCCCGTACTGTAATTTTGACGAATACGATATTCTGGCTAAAAATGATTTTGCTGTCGTGTTACCTGAACCGAACTCGCTGTCCAAAGGACATTATGTAGTTACTCCATTACGTCATGTGGCGTCATTTTTTGAAATCACAGATAAAGAACGTAAGAGCATGATGTCCTTACTTGAACAGGCTCGTAATGAATTGCAATTACGCTATCAGCCTTCCGGTTTTCATGTCGGGTTTAATGATGGCGAAGTATTTCAGGAAAAATCAGAACATTTACACATTCATATTATCCCACGTTATGAAGGCAAGGTATTAAAGCTGGATGCACGCTGGGGCATTGAAGAATAA
- a CDS encoding M23 family metallopeptidase, with protein sequence MLFLVACSSAPKHPSAVQLNPALVKKLNHMRMPSSLPIPVDRVQARELKDTWGASRSSGRLHEGIDILAPRGTKVRSATPGLIADLRNNNLGGKVVWILGPGGAWHYYAHLDGHKRGLKVGDYVKKGDVIGYVGNTGNARHTAPHLHYGLYLNGKGRGVVNPYPYLR encoded by the coding sequence ATGTTATTTCTGGTGGCGTGTAGTAGCGCACCGAAACATCCTTCTGCGGTTCAACTTAATCCGGCACTGGTCAAAAAACTGAATCATATGCGTATGCCCTCTTCTCTGCCGATTCCGGTAGATCGGGTTCAGGCTCGTGAATTGAAAGATACTTGGGGAGCTTCGCGTAGTAGTGGCCGTTTGCATGAGGGCATTGATATTCTGGCTCCACGTGGAACCAAGGTTCGTAGTGCGACGCCTGGTCTGATCGCGGATTTACGGAATAACAATTTGGGTGGTAAAGTAGTCTGGATTCTGGGTCCAGGTGGTGCCTGGCATTATTATGCACATCTGGATGGTCATAAGCGTGGCCTGAAAGTTGGTGACTATGTCAAAAAGGGCGATGTCATTGGTTATGTCGGTAATACTGGCAATGCCCGGCATACTGCGCCACATCTGCATTATGGTCTCTATTTAAATGGTAAGGGCCGTGGTGTTGTTAACCCTTATCCATATTTACGTTAA
- a CDS encoding LysR family transcriptional regulator: protein MKSTIEELQAFVTIVDSGSIVMAAERLGQTTSGVSRALQRLENKLNVTLLERTTRKLKLTQEGQLFLEKARKILNDLAEAEDALLKSDSDTSGLIRVDSATPFVLHVIVPLIQEFMQRYPHIEIELNNHDQVIDLLEHKTDVAIRFGELHDSSLHARLLCRSRLYIVASPEYLQQKGRPQSVADLSEHTLLGFSQPTHLNTWPIRLDGEPIIVKPKIRAPNGETVRQLALYGVGITCLSRFLVEDDLQAGRLEALFEDQIELHYQKIHAVYYRQEHLPKRVHLFIEFLAQKLAKYL from the coding sequence ATGAAATCGACGATTGAAGAATTACAGGCTTTTGTCACTATTGTGGATAGTGGTTCTATTGTCATGGCGGCAGAGCGTTTGGGACAAACCACTTCGGGTGTCAGTCGGGCATTGCAACGTCTGGAAAATAAGTTAAATGTTACTCTTTTAGAAAGAACCACACGTAAGCTGAAACTGACTCAAGAAGGCCAGCTATTTCTAGAAAAGGCGCGCAAAATTCTCAATGATCTGGCAGAAGCTGAAGATGCCTTACTGAAATCAGATAGTGATACGTCAGGATTGATTCGGGTCGATTCAGCGACACCTTTTGTGCTGCATGTAATCGTGCCGCTAATTCAGGAGTTTATGCAGCGTTATCCCCACATCGAAATTGAACTAAATAATCATGATCAGGTGATTGATCTGCTGGAACATAAAACCGATGTCGCAATCCGCTTTGGAGAACTGCATGATTCCAGCCTGCATGCCAGATTATTATGCCGCAGCCGTTTGTATATTGTGGCCAGTCCTGAATATTTACAGCAGAAAGGCAGACCGCAATCAGTGGCAGATTTATCGGAGCACACTTTGCTGGGATTTAGTCAGCCTACACATTTGAACACCTGGCCGATTCGGCTGGATGGCGAACCTATCATTGTAAAGCCAAAGATTCGAGCACCCAATGGGGAAACTGTCCGTCAATTAGCTTTATACGGGGTAGGTATTACCTGTCTGTCACGCTTTCTGGTCGAGGACGATTTGCAGGCGGGTCGTTTAGAGGCGTTATTTGAAGATCAGATTGAGCTACATTATCAAAAAATTCATGCAGTCTATTACCGTCAGGAGCATCTGCCTAAACGGGTACATCTATTTATTGAATTTCTGGCTCAGAAGCTGGCTAAATATTTATAA
- the mutY gene encoding A/G-specific adenine glycosylase, whose translation MFVFSDALLEWFDVHGRHDLPWQVADDPYKVWVSEIMLQQTQVKTVLQYFERFIQRFPTVQDLGTASWDEVAPYWAGLGYYARARNLHKAAGIVARQGHFPTSLEEWIALPGIGRSTAGALMSLGLRQYGVIMDGNVKRVLARFFAIEDDLSKPVHERALWELAEQLCPVERNHDYTQAIMDLGATVCTPKKPLCLYCPMQQHCKAHQQGLENELPFKKAKKPVPVKAAQVLLIQSGDEWLWQQRPNSGLWGGLWCLPIIEDTHTFEQLCQQLGLKNLVQKIQISHSFTHFTWQLEAMVFAVDADQQEHLAIELQGFWMNPETAVNAGIPTAMKKLISTVNL comes from the coding sequence ATGTTTGTATTTTCAGATGCCCTTTTAGAATGGTTTGATGTGCATGGCCGTCATGATTTGCCGTGGCAAGTGGCTGATGATCCCTATAAGGTCTGGGTCTCTGAAATCATGCTACAGCAGACTCAGGTCAAAACCGTGCTGCAATATTTTGAGCGGTTTATTCAACGTTTTCCGACAGTACAGGACTTAGGTACAGCTTCTTGGGATGAAGTCGCACCCTATTGGGCTGGGCTGGGCTATTATGCTCGTGCCCGCAATTTGCATAAGGCAGCCGGTATTGTAGCAAGGCAGGGGCATTTCCCGACGAGCCTGGAAGAATGGATCGCCCTGCCCGGCATTGGCCGCTCAACCGCGGGAGCCTTAATGTCTTTGGGTTTACGTCAGTACGGCGTGATCATGGATGGTAATGTCAAACGGGTGCTGGCACGATTTTTTGCGATCGAAGATGATCTGTCTAAACCGGTTCATGAACGTGCCTTGTGGGAGCTTGCTGAACAGCTTTGCCCGGTTGAACGGAATCATGACTATACCCAGGCGATTATGGATCTCGGTGCGACCGTCTGTACTCCGAAAAAGCCTTTATGCCTGTATTGTCCAATGCAGCAACATTGCAAGGCACATCAACAGGGTCTGGAAAATGAATTGCCCTTTAAAAAAGCCAAAAAGCCGGTACCGGTCAAAGCAGCTCAAGTGCTGTTGATCCAGTCAGGTGATGAATGGCTATGGCAGCAACGTCCTAATAGTGGTCTTTGGGGCGGGCTTTGGTGTCTGCCAATTATTGAAGACACTCATACATTTGAACAACTGTGCCAGCAACTGGGTCTGAAAAATCTCGTACAAAAGATCCAGATCAGCCACAGTTTCACCCATTTTACCTGGCAGCTTGAAGCCATGGTTTTTGCAGTCGATGCAGATCAGCAGGAACATCTGGCGATTGAGTTACAGGGCTTCTGGATGAACCCGGAAACTGCGGTCAATGCAGGTATTCCAACCGCCATGAAAAAATTGATTTCTACCGTAAATTTATGA
- a CDS encoding START domain-containing protein → MKKLILMACAVAFAATAQSTSVQNAKLSINKNNIKVWTYQDERNPVFLYKAETTYNVPIENAVSLILDVDHAVKWVPYMGSIKVLSRDDKKGDFTLYMVLDFPFPLKDRDLIVQGKMIKDANGQITIKNKAIQTGYALNPNYVRLTDYQGDWTFQKLANNKVKVSTYGYANPEGSIPLTFVNMFVQQQPYQMLQKMKTELAKPVATPVLPEALR, encoded by the coding sequence ATGAAGAAATTAATATTAATGGCGTGTGCTGTAGCCTTTGCCGCTACAGCACAGTCGACCTCTGTGCAGAATGCCAAACTCAGCATTAATAAAAATAATATTAAAGTCTGGACCTATCAGGATGAGCGGAATCCCGTTTTTCTCTATAAAGCCGAAACCACCTACAATGTCCCGATTGAGAATGCCGTCTCTTTAATTCTGGATGTTGATCATGCAGTGAAATGGGTGCCTTATATGGGCAGTATCAAGGTGCTGTCGCGTGATGATAAAAAAGGCGATTTCACCTTGTATATGGTGCTGGATTTTCCATTCCCTTTAAAAGACCGTGATCTGATTGTGCAGGGTAAAATGATTAAGGATGCCAATGGCCAGATCACCATTAAGAATAAAGCGATTCAGACCGGGTATGCCCTAAATCCGAATTATGTACGTTTGACTGATTATCAGGGAGACTGGACCTTCCAGAAACTGGCGAATAACAAGGTTAAGGTATCGACTTATGGCTATGCCAATCCTGAAGGTTCGATTCCTTTAACCTTTGTGAATATGTTTGTGCAGCAGCAGCCTTATCAGATGCTGCAAAAGATGAAAACCGAACTGGCTAAACCTGTGGCAACGCCTGTGTTACCTGAAGCTTTACGCTAA